One Streptomyces sp. 840.1 genomic window, GAAGCCGTCGCCGGTGCCCCGGCCCTGCGCGCCCTGATCGCCGCGCCGCTCGGGCCGCACCCGTTGCTGGTCGAGGCGCTGCACGGACGGCTCGCCGAGGCCGGGTGGCGGCCCGAGGACGACGGGAGCCGCAGCAGCGCGGTGGTCCTGGCCGCCGCCGGTTCGCGCGATCCCGAATCGGCCGCCGACACCCGCCGCACCGCGCACCTGCTCAGCGAACGGCTCGGCGGGGTGCCGGTCGTTCCCGCGTACGCCTCCGCCGCGACGCCCACCGTCCCGGCCGCCTTGCGCGCGCTGGCCGCCCGGGGCCGCCGACGGGTCGCCGTCGCCTCGTACTTCACCGCCCCCGGGCGCTTCGCCTCGGCCGCGTCCGGGGCCGCGCCGTGGATCGCCGCCGCCCCGCTCGGCGCGCATCCGGCGATGGCGCGGCTGCTGCTGCACCGCTACGACCAGGTACGGGCGGCCGCCGGTGTCCCGGCACCCGAAACTCAGATGAACACACAATTCCTGGCATCCGCCTGAGCACACTTGTCGGCGCGGCCGATTAATGTCGACCCCATGGACGGCACGCACGGCACGCACCACCGGCACGGCACGGACCACTCGCCAGGATCGGACCCGGCACCTGAGGGCGCCGCACCCTACGGCGCCGCCGACGCCGAGCGCTGGGACACCGAGGCGGACAAGAGGCCCGGCCGCACCGCCTTCCAGCGCGACCGCGCCCGGGTGCTCCACTCCGCCGCGCTGCGCAGGCTCGCCGGGAAGACCCAGGTGGTCACCCCCGGCACCCGCAGCTACGCCTGGGACGCCAGCCCCCGCACCCGGCTCACCCACTCCCTGGAGTGCGCCCAGGTGGGCCGCGAGCTCGGCGCCGCACTCGGCTGCGACCCGGACCTGGTCGAGACGGCCTGCCTCTCCCACGATATGGGCCACCCGCCCTTCGGCCACAACGGCGAGCAGGCGCTCAACGACTTCGCCTCCGACTGCGGCGGATTCGAGGGGAACGCCCAGTCGCTGCGCCTGCTGACCCGGCTCGAACCGAAGCGGTTCGTACCCGATCCCCGTACCGGCGAGCTGGTCAGCGTCGGGCTCAACCTGACCCGCGCCGCCCTCGACGCCGCCACCAAGTACCCCTGGCCCCGGGGCGCGCACCCGACCGACCCCGGCTCACCGAAATTCGGGGTCTACGAGGACGACGTGCCGGTCTTCGACTGGTTCCGCAAGGGCGCGCCGCAGGACCGCAAGTGCTTCGAGGCCCAGGTGATGGACTGGTCCGACGACGTGGCGTACTCCGTCCACGACTTCGAGGACGGCCTGCACGCCGGGCACATCGACCCCAACTGCCTGGACGCCGAGCCGGAGCGGCAGGAGATCTGGCAGGTCGCCATCGGACGGTACGTCCCGGCGGACACCGACCCGCAGGAGCTGTCCGACGCCCTGGACCGGCTCATGGGCCAGGACTGGTGGCCGCACGGCTACGACGGTTCGGCCGTCGCCCAGGCCCGGCTGAAGGACGCCACGAGCCAGCTGATCGGCCGCTTCTGCCTCGCCGCCGAGACCGGCACCCGCAAGGCGTACGGCACCGGCCGGCTCGGCAGGTACGGCGCCGAGCTCGTCGTGCCCCGTGAGGCCCGCAACGAATGCGCGGTGCTCAAGGCGGTCGCCGACCGCTACGTCATGCAGCGCGCCGAGCAGGAGGCGATCCGGGCCGGCCAGCGCATCGTCATCGCGGAACTGGCCGCGGCCCTGACCGCCCGTGCGCCCGAGGGGCTGGAGCCGCAGCTGCGGGCGCTGTACGAGGCCGCGCCCGACGACCGGTCCCGCAAGCGCGTCCTGGTCGACCAGATCGCCGCCCTGACCGACGCTTCCGCCCGTACCCTGCACCACTCGCTCACCGCGCCCGGCCGATGACCCCGCACCGCACCCCTCCCGCGCGGCTGCGCCGCCGACGATGCGACAGATGGTGTGCTGGGGTGGACGTACCGCGTGGTCCCACCGCGTGCCCGCCACCCTTTCCCCGTGGCGCGGCACCGGTCCGCGGACCGGCCCACGACCACTGGGCGTGACCTGATCGGGTCACACCCTCTTTCGCCATCACGCTGCGTGCGGGACGCTCGCAGTTGGCGCCGCGCAGCAAGCACCGAGGAGGCATCAAGTGGTCGACGCACATCGGACGTTCGTCATTGTCGGCGGAGGACTGGCCGGAGCGAAGGCGGCGGAGACGCTCCGCTCGGCGGGATTCAGCGGCCGGGTCATCCTGATCGGTGATGAGCGCGACCATCCTTACGAACGCCCGCCCCTGTCCAAGGGGTACCTGGCCGGCAAGGAGGAACGCGACAGCGTCTTCGTCCACGAGACGGCCTGGTACGCGGGGGCCGACATCGAGCTCCACCTCGGCCAGCCCGTCACCGTACTGAACCGTGACGCCCGCTCCGTGGAGCTCGGTGACGGCACCGTCATCCACTACGACAAGCTGCTCCTGGCCACCGGCGCCGAACCGCGCCGCCTCGACATCCCGGGCACCGGCCTGGCCGGCGTCCACCACCTGCGCCGCCTCGCCCACTCCGACCGGCTGCGCAACGTGCTGGCCGCGCTCGGCCGCGACAACGGCCACCTGGTGATCGCCGGGGCCGGCTGGATCGGCCTGGAGGTCGCGGCCGCGGCCCGCGGATACGGCGCCGAGGTCACCGTCGTCGAACCGGAGGCGACCCCGCTGCACCGGGTCATCGGCCCCGAGCTCGGCCAGATCTTCACCGACCTGCACAGCGACCACGGCGTCCGCTTCCACTTCGGCGGCAGCCTCACCGAGATCGTCGGCCAGGACGGCATGGTCCTCGCGGTCCGCACCGACGACGGCGAGGAGCACCCCGCCCACGACGTCCTCGCCGCGATCGGGGCCGCCCCGCGCTCCGCCCTCGCCGAGGCGGCCGGCCTCGACATCGCCCCCCGCGCCCAGGGCGGCGGCATCGCCGTGGACGCCTCGCTGCGCACCAGCGACCCGCACATCTACGCAGCCGGTGACGTCGCCAACGTCGCGCATCCGGTGCTCGGCACCCGGCTGCGGGTGGAGCACTGGGCCAACGCGCTGAACGGCGGACCGGCGGCGGCCCGCGCCATGCTCGGCCAGGAGGTCTCCTACGACCGGGTGCCGTACTTCTTCTCCGACCAGTACGACCTGGGCCTGGAGTACTCGGGCTGGGCACCGCCCGGCAGCTACGACCAGGTGGTGATCCGGGGCGATGCGGGCAAGCGCGAGTTCATCGCGTTCTGGCTGAAGGACGGCAAGGTGCTCGCCGGGATGAACGTGAACGTGTGGGACGTCACCGACACCGTGCAGGAACTCATCAAGGCCGGTCAGCCGGTCGATCC contains:
- a CDS encoding sirohydrochlorin chelatase, encoding MTEPAPERPQESLPLDSTAQLLSRITAQLDSQLGLVSLNGTRRPMHRTRHRPAPGRARASVPATAAPAPALVAVAHGSRDPRALHTVTRLLDRVRELRPGLDVRLGHIELNAPLLPATLHALGDGEAVLVPLLLGRGYHVKQDIPEAVAGAPALRALIAAPLGPHPLLVEALHGRLAEAGWRPEDDGSRSSAVVLAAAGSRDPESAADTRRTAHLLSERLGGVPVVPAYASAATPTVPAALRALAARGRRRVAVASYFTAPGRFASAASGAAPWIAAAPLGAHPAMARLLLHRYDQVRAAAGVPAPETQMNTQFLASA
- a CDS encoding deoxyguanosinetriphosphate triphosphohydrolase translates to MDGTHGTHHRHGTDHSPGSDPAPEGAAPYGAADAERWDTEADKRPGRTAFQRDRARVLHSAALRRLAGKTQVVTPGTRSYAWDASPRTRLTHSLECAQVGRELGAALGCDPDLVETACLSHDMGHPPFGHNGEQALNDFASDCGGFEGNAQSLRLLTRLEPKRFVPDPRTGELVSVGLNLTRAALDAATKYPWPRGAHPTDPGSPKFGVYEDDVPVFDWFRKGAPQDRKCFEAQVMDWSDDVAYSVHDFEDGLHAGHIDPNCLDAEPERQEIWQVAIGRYVPADTDPQELSDALDRLMGQDWWPHGYDGSAVAQARLKDATSQLIGRFCLAAETGTRKAYGTGRLGRYGAELVVPREARNECAVLKAVADRYVMQRAEQEAIRAGQRIVIAELAAALTARAPEGLEPQLRALYEAAPDDRSRKRVLVDQIAALTDASARTLHHSLTAPGR
- a CDS encoding NAD(P)/FAD-dependent oxidoreductase — protein: MVDAHRTFVIVGGGLAGAKAAETLRSAGFSGRVILIGDERDHPYERPPLSKGYLAGKEERDSVFVHETAWYAGADIELHLGQPVTVLNRDARSVELGDGTVIHYDKLLLATGAEPRRLDIPGTGLAGVHHLRRLAHSDRLRNVLAALGRDNGHLVIAGAGWIGLEVAAAARGYGAEVTVVEPEATPLHRVIGPELGQIFTDLHSDHGVRFHFGGSLTEIVGQDGMVLAVRTDDGEEHPAHDVLAAIGAAPRSALAEAAGLDIAPRAQGGGIAVDASLRTSDPHIYAAGDVANVAHPVLGTRLRVEHWANALNGGPAAARAMLGQEVSYDRVPYFFSDQYDLGLEYSGWAPPGSYDQVVIRGDAGKREFIAFWLKDGKVLAGMNVNVWDVTDTVQELIKAGQPVDPDALADPSVPLDSLI